The Dethiosulfovibrio peptidovorans DSM 11002 nucleotide sequence TGCGCGGCCCTGGGAGAGATGGAGTCGGGAGAGGCAGTTGGGATGAAGAACTTCGTGATGATGACCCTGGGCACGGGCATAGGAGGGGCTATCGTATCAGGAGGTCGTCTGATAAGAGGTCACAGAGGTCTGGCCGGAGAGATAGGACACGTGGCCCTCCTCCACAGCGCCCCCTGCAACTGCGGCGGCATGGGACACGGCGAGACCCTATTCTCGGCGGACACCTTCGACCTTCGGTGTTCGGGAAAAGGGGTTCCGTCGGTGCCGGAGCTCTGGGACCGACGGAACGACGAAGAGCACAGGGACTTCTGGAACCGGTCCCTGGAGGGGCTGGCCTGCGTGATTATATCGGCGATACACCTTCTCGATCCGGAGGCTATCGTCCTGGCAGGGGGGCTGTCGAACCTGCGAGGACTCGTCCGGGAGCTGCAACCTTTCCTGGAGGAGCGGCTGGCCATAGCTTTTCGACCGATGCCTCCTTTGAAAATATCCTCTCTCGGAAAGGACGGTCCAGTTATAGGAGCGGCGTCTCTGACGAGCACTCCCTGAGATAGTGGGACAGGACGAACCCCGGAGCGGAGGACGAGGCCAACAGGGAATAACAGCCGAGGGCGTGGATGAACTCTACGGGGTAGTCCATCTGACTCCAGACTGTGAATCCCCTATCGGCCAAGGAGGCTATACCCACCCCGGCGTAGCTGCCGGGGTTCTTCATGTCTCCCTCTGCCTGGCTACAGGCTATGACGTGGGGTTTGGGAAGCCCGTCGAAAGCCCTCTCGACCGCATGGAGAGCCCCGGAAGGGGCGTTGCCCGCTCCATAGCCCAATATGGCCAACACCCGCTCCTCCCCGGAAAGCCTGGGAGAAAAACCGGGGGTACAGAACAGCCAGGCCATCCGGCTACCTATATTCCTCGCCACATCCGGGCCGTGGCCCATGGCCTTCTCCGCCAGAGGAGACAAGGTATGGGAAAGAGGCTGTCTCACCGTTCCCTTTCTGTCCTTCCTGGCCCACTCCGGGTTGAAGTACATAGGCTGACCGTTGGTGGCCACGTAGGCGTCGGGATGAAGAGCCTGTGCCTTGTGGGCCCTGTTACCCGGGATCAGCTTCCAGTTGCAGTAGATCCATACCCCGGAGATATCCGAAAAGGCCACCTGGGCCGCTCCCCTGAGGTTTACCGTGACGTCCTCGGGCATATAATCCAACGTGAGCTGACTGCCTGTAAGCACTATTGGCACGTCCACATGGGGAAAACACAGGCTGAGCCAGGCAGAGGTATAGGCCATGGTGTCCGTTCCGTGAAGGATCAGAAAACCGGTAGCGCCGTTCTCTAGCTCTATAGCGATCGACGACGCCAGCTCTACCCAATGGCCCGGGTCTAGGTCGGAGCTGTCCAGTCCAGGGACTCCCCAGGGTTCGCGACATATCACGTCCACGTCTCTGCCAGCGAAAAAACCGGTGAGATGATCCCTCAGGGCACCTACCACCGTGCTGTCCGGCCCCTTGCCTCCTCCCTCTCCGAAGGCGCTGGCTATTGTGCCTCCGGTGAAAAGCACTACCAATCTCTGCAAATCCCGTCACGTCCTTTTTTCGCAAAATAAGGGTCCGGACGTATCCGTCCGGACCCGGTTCAAACGATATAGCCCCTACTCCACCAGCTCGTAGGCCTTGGAGGGAGCTCCACAGACCGGGCATTTGTCCGGAGCGGCTCCCTCCTCGATGTGACCACACACGGTGCACAGATAGTAGTCCACCGCCCTCTTCTCTGAGAGGTGCTCCAGGGCTCTTTTATACAGCTCGGCGTGGACCTTCTCCACCTCGTTGGCCAGGGAAAAGCCCTTATGGGCCTTCTTCTCACCCTCCGCCTCGGCGTCGTCGATGAAAGGAGGATACATCTCGGTGTACTCGTAGGTCTCGCCGGCTATGGCATCCTTGAGATTGGTCTCGGTGTCGCATATCTTGCCCATGTTGCGATAGTGCGTCTTGGCGTGAAGCGTCTCCGCCGCAGCGGCGGCCCTGAAGAGCTTGGCAACGGAGGTGAAACCTTCCTTATCTGCCACCTCGGAGTAGAAGAGATACTTTCTGTTGGCCTGGGACTCGCCGGAA carries:
- a CDS encoding ROK family protein; this translates as MRIGVDLGGHKIAAGVVEKGKVVNRAWEPTPRSRTPEETTEAVERLVNSLKVKSTGSVGIGLPGMLSLDRRSVVRLTNLPRWENFPMAEILEKKLSLPVTLDNDGNCAALGEMESGEAVGMKNFVMMTLGTGIGGAIVSGGRLIRGHRGLAGEIGHVALLHSAPCNCGGMGHGETLFSADTFDLRCSGKGVPSVPELWDRRNDEEHRDFWNRSLEGLACVIISAIHLLDPEAIVLAGGLSNLRGLVRELQPFLEERLAIAFRPMPPLKISSLGKDGPVIGAASLTSTP
- a CDS encoding asparaginase — its product is MQRLVVLFTGGTIASAFGEGGGKGPDSTVVGALRDHLTGFFAGRDVDVICREPWGVPGLDSSDLDPGHWVELASSIAIELENGATGFLILHGTDTMAYTSAWLSLCFPHVDVPIVLTGSQLTLDYMPEDVTVNLRGAAQVAFSDISGVWIYCNWKLIPGNRAHKAQALHPDAYVATNGQPMYFNPEWARKDRKGTVRQPLSHTLSPLAEKAMGHGPDVARNIGSRMAWLFCTPGFSPRLSGEERVLAILGYGAGNAPSGALHAVERAFDGLPKPHVIACSQAEGDMKNPGSYAGVGIASLADRGFTVWSQMDYPVEFIHALGCYSLLASSSAPGFVLSHYLRECSSETPLL
- a CDS encoding rubrerythrin family protein translates to MGEKTMANLAEAFSGESQANRKYLFYSEVADKEGFTSVAKLFRAAAAAETLHAKTHYRNMGKICDTETNLKDAIAGETYEYTEMYPPFIDDAEAEGEKKAHKGFSLANEVEKVHAELYKRALEHLSEKRAVDYYLCTVCGHIEEGAAPDKCPVCGAPSKAYELVE